In a single window of the Lujinxingia litoralis genome:
- a CDS encoding PPC domain-containing protein gives MRTWQIFVSFWITAFFLASIGCAEGAPEAQAPILTLDVRSEETYTVGEDIIQINLTGSDPQGQALSFAVAEKPERATFQTFSNAAVFTWDPIASDVTGEGTRRLVFSATNSAQKVVERVVHVRILAGNGQPRFVTSQSELYDPRGGQPVRLRVQVRDDDSNQVSLSMPAASAPQGASFEQVEAFEGVFEWQPSPAQLQQRAHTVVFVAEDFVHEPVEHLVTVIIQRPGQTPGSPTADACQIEGPIAHTELSTRRGVGDYLVEAEIAGGQARWSEAVLYWTFDDPFDEQARFESRPMSFEGKTIRAAIPNPLLAAGQSEVLSYTICAVEADAAAAEDPVTCAPPYAYYRFHAYSPDERGCVDDGLAANSPEQAAAIDTGRWSDHRICQEQARYHRVEVAAGERVELVVAHSPGATVELTFVEGQASFESAGCDGLAVALLDSPGVYVVRASGDEIAYHIRAFVEGASCADAALEPNDAAAMATLVEEDFVGWTELAICEPDDVDLYAVELLRGDELDVLVTFSHAQGDLDLTLFSPAQSTEASLGGEGVVRSWSSDDDEELSHTAAESGFYYLRVESTEGPNTYSLALERTCHDVDALAGNHTQTTAAHLPLDLSRRDLQLCGDLEDWFAFEVEAGQSVLGQMVINRGSATGVVLDVFNAGGARAAVGEVGSRAVDFEFEAASSGTYYLAISAEGATEYDLDVFAF, from the coding sequence ATGCGCACCTGGCAAATATTCGTTTCTTTTTGGATCACCGCGTTCTTTCTGGCGAGCATCGGCTGTGCCGAAGGCGCCCCGGAGGCTCAGGCGCCGATCCTTACCCTGGATGTGCGCTCGGAAGAGACCTACACCGTGGGTGAGGACATCATCCAGATCAATCTCACCGGGAGCGATCCCCAGGGGCAGGCGCTGAGTTTTGCGGTGGCTGAGAAGCCCGAGCGCGCGACCTTTCAGACCTTTAGTAACGCCGCGGTCTTTACCTGGGATCCCATCGCCAGCGATGTGACCGGGGAGGGCACGCGTCGCCTGGTGTTCTCGGCGACCAACAGCGCCCAGAAGGTGGTGGAGCGGGTGGTGCATGTGCGCATCCTGGCCGGCAACGGGCAGCCCCGCTTTGTGACCAGCCAGAGCGAACTCTACGACCCGCGCGGCGGTCAGCCGGTGCGGCTGAGGGTGCAGGTGCGCGATGACGACTCCAATCAGGTCAGCCTCTCGATGCCCGCGGCCTCCGCTCCCCAGGGCGCGAGCTTTGAGCAAGTAGAAGCCTTTGAGGGCGTCTTTGAATGGCAGCCCTCGCCGGCGCAGCTCCAGCAGCGCGCGCATACCGTGGTCTTTGTGGCCGAAGACTTTGTGCACGAGCCGGTCGAGCACCTGGTCACGGTGATCATCCAGCGCCCCGGGCAGACCCCGGGTTCGCCGACTGCGGACGCCTGCCAGATCGAGGGGCCGATCGCGCATACCGAGCTCTCCACCCGGCGCGGCGTGGGTGACTATCTGGTGGAGGCTGAGATCGCCGGCGGTCAGGCCCGCTGGTCCGAGGCCGTGCTCTACTGGACCTTTGACGATCCCTTCGACGAGCAGGCTCGCTTTGAGAGCCGCCCGATGAGCTTTGAGGGTAAGACCATCCGCGCGGCCATCCCCAACCCCCTGCTGGCCGCCGGGCAGTCGGAGGTCCTCTCGTACACGATCTGCGCGGTGGAGGCCGACGCGGCCGCCGCCGAAGACCCCGTGACCTGTGCGCCGCCCTACGCCTACTATCGCTTTCACGCGTACTCCCCCGATGAGCGCGGGTGCGTGGATGACGGGCTGGCGGCAAACTCCCCGGAGCAGGCCGCGGCCATCGACACCGGGCGCTGGAGCGATCATCGCATCTGCCAGGAGCAGGCCCGCTATCATCGCGTGGAGGTCGCCGCCGGAGAGCGCGTCGAACTCGTCGTCGCGCATTCGCCGGGGGCCACTGTGGAGCTGACCTTTGTCGAGGGGCAGGCCAGCTTTGAGAGCGCCGGTTGCGACGGGCTGGCCGTGGCTCTGCTCGACTCCCCCGGCGTCTATGTCGTCCGCGCCTCGGGCGACGAAATCGCCTACCACATCCGCGCCTTTGTGGAGGGAGCCAGCTGCGCGGACGCCGCACTGGAACCCAACGACGCCGCGGCGATGGCCACCCTGGTGGAGGAGGATTTTGTGGGCTGGACGGAGCTCGCCATCTGTGAGCCCGACGACGTGGACCTTTACGCCGTGGAGCTGCTGCGCGGCGATGAGCTCGACGTCCTGGTGACCTTCAGCCACGCCCAGGGCGATCTGGACCTCACCCTCTTTAGCCCGGCGCAGTCCACCGAGGCTTCGCTCGGGGGAGAAGGGGTGGTCCGGAGCTGGTCGAGCGATGATGACGAGGAGCTCAGTCACACCGCCGCCGAGTCGGGCTTCTATTACCTGCGGGTGGAGAGCACCGAGGGCCCCAACACCTACTCCCTGGCCCTGGAACGCACCTGCCACGACGTCGATGCTCTGGCCGGCAATCACACCCAGACCACCGCCGCCCACCTGCCTCTGGATCTCTCCCGACGCGATCTCCAGCTCTGCGGTGACCTTGAGGATTGGTTTGCGTTTGAGGTGGAGGCCGGCCAGAGCGTGCTCGGTCAGATGGTGATCAACCGCGGCTCGGCCACCGGCGTGGTGCTCGACGTGTTCAACGCCGGGGGCGCCCGCGCGGCGGTAGGAGAGGTCGGCAGCCGGGCGGTCGATTTTGAGTTCGAAGCCGCCAGCTCCGGTACCTATTACCTGGCGATCAGCGCCGAAGGCGCCACCGAATACGATCTGGACGTGTTTGCCTTCTGA
- a CDS encoding outer membrane beta-barrel protein gives MRRTLPLLIATLIFLISAPALALDGYKDRRGSYFGLGLGGGAGSVFVEDEALSTGLDDGSDLGLHLHAAVGGGVTQNLLFGAELNTWIRTTDVYGQSLNHQHWSLNAVSTLFLVSGLFAEAGVGLAYGISDAARPDGFERRYQEMGLALKGGVGFEYFINGTIAPGFRLGYTRHFYSTSDFETLTGGISIRWY, from the coding sequence ATGCGACGCACCCTGCCCCTGCTCATCGCCACCCTGATCTTTTTGATCAGCGCTCCGGCGCTGGCCCTGGACGGCTACAAAGACCGTCGGGGCTCCTATTTTGGTCTGGGCCTGGGAGGAGGCGCCGGCTCGGTCTTTGTCGAAGATGAGGCATTGAGCACGGGGCTTGATGATGGCAGCGACCTGGGCCTGCACCTTCATGCCGCGGTCGGCGGCGGCGTCACTCAGAACCTGCTCTTTGGCGCGGAGCTCAACACCTGGATTCGCACCACCGATGTGTACGGCCAGTCGCTGAACCATCAGCACTGGTCGCTCAACGCGGTGAGCACGCTCTTTCTGGTCAGCGGCCTCTTTGCCGAAGCCGGCGTGGGGCTGGCCTACGGCATCAGCGACGCGGCGCGCCCCGACGGGTTTGAGCGCCGCTATCAGGAGATGGGCCTGGCCCTCAAAGGCGGCGTGGGCTTTGAGTACTTTATCAACGGCACCATCGCGCCGGGCTTTCGCCTGGGCTACACCCGCCATTTCTACTCCACATCTGACTTCGAGACGCTGACCGGCGGAATCTCGATCCGGTGGTACTGA
- a CDS encoding TetR/AcrR family transcriptional regulator, translating to MERLLSRGFNENAARILIAAAHLFGKKGYTATSVREIVKEADVTNPVLYYYFESKEGVFHRLLDVVQDALHSAIEEAISIHQRVQDRLEAIITALFAGLQFAPELIRFVYSVLFGPVQSRPDANIFAFQEKLHEMLCGVFEEAIDRGEFALRPKRTIEFLSDQFMGVVNNHMMFAFAILEFGPCSTQRDQLLNDYIGPDARRGLLDFFFHGAGTLANQETP from the coding sequence ATGGAGAGACTCCTGTCCCGCGGCTTCAACGAAAACGCCGCCCGCATCCTCATCGCTGCCGCTCACCTCTTTGGTAAAAAGGGCTACACCGCAACCAGCGTGCGCGAAATCGTGAAGGAAGCCGACGTCACCAACCCGGTGCTCTACTACTACTTCGAGAGCAAGGAGGGGGTGTTTCACCGCCTGCTCGACGTCGTCCAGGATGCTCTCCACAGCGCCATCGAAGAGGCCATCAGCATCCATCAACGGGTACAGGACCGCCTGGAGGCGATCATCACCGCTCTCTTTGCCGGCCTGCAGTTTGCGCCGGAGCTGATTCGCTTTGTCTACTCGGTCCTCTTCGGTCCGGTGCAGAGCCGCCCCGACGCCAACATCTTCGCCTTCCAGGAAAAGCTCCACGAAATGCTCTGTGGGGTCTTTGAAGAGGCGATCGACCGCGGTGAGTTCGCGCTGCGCCCGAAACGCACCATCGAATTTCTGAGCGATCAGTTCATGGGGGTGGTCAACAACCACATGATGTTCGCCTTCGCCATCCTTGAGTTTGGCCCCTGCTCTACCCAACGCGATCAGCTGCTCAACGACTACATCGGCCCCGACGCCCGCCGGGGACTGCTCGACTTCTTTTTTCATGGCGCGGGAACACTCGCCAACCAGGAGACCCCATGA
- a CDS encoding penicillin-binding protein activator LpoB, protein MKTPLIRSIRPLSMLSLLVMLLVGCGSPQYVRDTEEPRLDEYTMSLRFDRQDLDRLYQENIDELLTSRIVRQWDRGESPVVAIFPMRNETSEHIGPQLDTLLSKFETDLVNQTAASVVSWESQPDLLNEVRRQQSDAYDPTRLAAYGRQMGAQYFVTGKVYDVAERIHDERRVQYFMFVQVINVSTGQIHFQNESEITKGLIR, encoded by the coding sequence GTGAAAACCCCGCTTATCCGCTCGATTCGCCCGCTCTCCATGCTGAGCCTGCTTGTGATGTTGCTGGTGGGCTGCGGGAGCCCCCAGTACGTGCGCGACACCGAGGAGCCGCGCCTGGATGAGTACACCATGAGCCTGCGTTTTGACCGCCAGGACCTGGACCGTCTCTATCAGGAGAACATCGACGAGCTCCTCACCAGCCGCATTGTACGCCAGTGGGATCGCGGGGAGTCGCCGGTGGTGGCGATCTTCCCGATGCGCAACGAGACCAGCGAGCATATCGGCCCGCAGCTCGACACGCTCCTCTCGAAGTTCGAGACCGATCTCGTCAACCAGACCGCGGCCTCGGTGGTCAGCTGGGAGAGCCAGCCCGATCTCCTCAACGAGGTACGGCGCCAGCAATCCGACGCCTACGACCCGACGCGTTTGGCCGCCTACGGCCGGCAGATGGGCGCGCAGTACTTTGTAACGGGCAAGGTCTACGATGTGGCCGAGCGCATCCACGATGAGCGGCGAGTGCAGTATTTTATGTTCGTGCAGGTGATTAACGTGAGCACCGGTCAGATTCATTTTCAGAATGAGTCGGAGATCACCAAAGGCCTGATCCGCTGA
- a CDS encoding efflux RND transporter periplasmic adaptor subunit: MTLTTSPIPPRRALAALALTLALVGCNSEAANMPAAEEVELPPTPVNAIELQATDFTDTFDVLGTAEPVDSVRLMAEVPGRILNAYVEEGEEVKRNQKIFRIDVELDAARIDLMNTQVDAADRELRRLQRLRAEGLATPQQIDQATTSLENARQNLRQARIGVSKNRVTSPLAGHLVNRNAEPGEFANPGLALAEVIVYDTIVVHAQVPESELRHLDKSATIEVHIPALDKSFEGTIHRVGLRPLGATSTYPVEIRVDNANLEIRPGMRASLRFERDHHEDVVMVPREAILEGYNARETMVVSADGTAELRQVEVGPGNATHIMVTRGLSPGDRLIVRGHRALVSGTHVKVVPDPHASAPSTDTNASKADAEAPKADTEAPAAEDKETL, encoded by the coding sequence ATGACACTGACGACCTCTCCCATCCCCCCTCGCCGGGCGCTGGCTGCACTGGCGCTGACCCTGGCCCTGGTTGGCTGCAACTCCGAAGCCGCCAACATGCCGGCCGCCGAAGAGGTGGAGTTGCCCCCCACCCCGGTCAACGCGATTGAGCTGCAGGCCACCGACTTTACCGACACCTTTGATGTGCTGGGCACCGCGGAACCGGTCGACTCGGTACGCCTGATGGCCGAGGTCCCCGGGCGCATCCTCAACGCCTATGTCGAAGAAGGCGAAGAGGTAAAACGCAACCAGAAGATCTTCCGCATCGACGTGGAGCTCGATGCCGCGCGCATCGACCTTATGAACACCCAGGTCGACGCCGCCGATCGCGAGCTGCGCCGCCTGCAGCGCCTGCGGGCCGAGGGGCTGGCCACGCCCCAACAGATCGACCAGGCGACCACCAGCCTGGAGAACGCCCGCCAGAACCTGCGTCAGGCGCGCATCGGCGTGTCCAAAAACCGCGTGACCAGCCCGCTGGCCGGCCACCTGGTCAACCGCAACGCGGAGCCCGGAGAGTTCGCCAACCCCGGTCTGGCCCTGGCCGAAGTCATCGTCTACGACACCATCGTCGTGCACGCCCAGGTCCCGGAATCCGAGCTGCGCCACCTGGACAAGAGCGCCACCATCGAGGTGCATATCCCGGCGCTCGACAAGTCGTTTGAAGGCACCATCCACCGCGTCGGGCTGCGCCCGCTGGGCGCGACCAGCACCTACCCGGTCGAAATCCGCGTCGACAACGCCAATCTGGAGATCCGCCCGGGCATGCGCGCGAGCCTGCGCTTTGAGCGCGATCACCACGAAGACGTGGTCATGGTCCCGCGCGAGGCCATCCTGGAGGGCTACAACGCCCGCGAAACCATGGTCGTCTCCGCCGATGGCACCGCCGAGCTGCGCCAGGTCGAAGTTGGCCCGGGCAACGCCACCCACATCATGGTCACCCGCGGGCTCTCGCCAGGCGACCGCCTGATCGTGCGCGGACACCGCGCGCTGGTCTCGGGCACTCACGTCAAAGTGGTCCCCGATCCCCACGCCTCCGCGCCGAGCACCGACACCAACGCGTCGAAAGCCGACGCCGAAGCCCCGAAAGCCGACACCGAGGCCCCGGCCGCTGAGGACAAGGAGACGCTATGA
- a CDS encoding DUF6184 family natural product biosynthesis lipoprotein gives MRTTGWLNLFVVLAVALSQFACGEPTREDYRDEAAETFCDRSDDCGNVGEGRTYSSYSDCLVEKKADFNDVWPADQCSGDRIIESQFDRCLDRIKVSACDGSWLDQLSTLNECRAGNVCAN, from the coding sequence ATGCGTACCACTGGATGGCTCAATCTGTTCGTTGTGCTCGCTGTGGCTCTCTCGCAATTTGCCTGCGGGGAGCCCACCCGTGAAGATTATCGCGACGAAGCCGCCGAGACCTTCTGTGACCGCTCCGACGATTGCGGAAACGTGGGCGAGGGTCGCACCTACTCGAGCTACTCGGACTGCCTGGTGGAGAAGAAGGCCGACTTCAACGATGTCTGGCCTGCCGATCAGTGTAGTGGCGACAGAATCATCGAGTCTCAGTTCGACCGCTGCCTGGATCGCATCAAAGTCTCGGCCTGTGACGGCAGCTGGCTCGACCAGCTCTCCACGCTCAACGAGTGCCGAGCCGGCAATGTCTGCGCCAACTAA
- a CDS encoding efflux RND transporter permease subunit, translated as MKLTRFSIDHAVAVYVLIVCIIIGGLLSYRSLPREAAPDIAIPIVMVSTPYFGVSPADIETLVTKPMERQFRNLRDLKEMTSTSAESASLIVLEFDPEVDIDEVLQRIRVEVDKAKPDLPPDAEDTEVVEINSSDWPILVANVAGDMDPVRLKALAEDMQEDLEALPGVLRVSLAGGVEREIHILLNPDRMRQLGVSADDVINAMRSENVNLPGGSIDIGAMKYTVRVAGEFEELESMRHIVIKSPEGNPIYLRDIAEIEDGFEDPTTFSRLTTWQENAAGERVPVTKTNVSLAIVKRSGENIVAIAQDAKKVIDRYDRVAGESVQITIVNDMSKSIAATVRELENNIISGMILVLLVLFFFMGGARNALFVAVSVPMSMLITFLVLSMLGVTLNMVVLFSLLLALGMLVDNAIVIVENIYRHASSGKDRVTAAYEGTKEVGWAVIASTATTVAAFFPMLFWPGIMGEFMGYLPLTVIITLLSSLFVALVINPTLCATLLHVKEGVSFDEDTVPDLWIYRAYRKTLEFALAHRTIVTLIALAVFIGTFVIFGAVSRGVEFFPKTTPEQFSVEVTLPDGTNIEETQRTLAGLQGPIAGAPDLVTAWITDTGTQGGGQAGGGGEAPHYGQITVELKSIEEQPSDPNLFMDELRQIFAQVPGAEIIMRTQSMGPPTGAPVSIEIAGDDLSALARLSQQVLQTVQTIPGVIDLRDNLELTRPEIHVEIDRQRAAVLGLSTHSVAQTVRTAINGTEAGVFREADEEYDILVRLPEERRASISDIQQLTVVNRDGVHIPLVEVANVVVRGGSGSIRRKDQERVVTISGDVADGYLPAVVLAEAQQRLGDMQLPAGYEIRYTGESQDQQEAAEFLGRALLAAVFLILLILVTQFNSIAQPFIIMFTVFLSLIGVLWSLIVTQAPFGIIMTGIGIISLAGVVVNNAIVLIDYINQLRARGWDRREALIQAGLVRFRPVMLTAITTILGLLPIVLGVSIDFIDQSVTFGGASVEMWGPMGVAVTGGLLVATVLTLVVVPVLYSMFDSLSDVSRRIFNRVAAAGLILSVLMLVVPAIASAQGAPATPADETSAGEELFPQVDDPTTIERRSLDDAELESAVEIAVGRALSLQEARELVRTNAFDVQLAQNQVDSAQTVIRQAYSALFPNFSASGNYTVNQEEVVLDFGDGLPAGIEVPPSVVQPKTNYNWNLVASMRVNFRSWPLIRQAYAQRDLAQAQVEMTREMLDQAAVQTYFNLVMVRRMIDISVQQALSAQTILRFTEAQVSAGTATEFELTRARLRVVQTQKEVDRARQQFIQVRKAFAELLQTDDDFDVDVPERPTQVQGEDLLERAEENRAAFEVNRLAMEVAALGVEDIFYQYLPALSASFRYGGGKSTALMPGDPRWTLTLGAEWTLWDGGLREAQLKQARAQQVAAELRQEQTRHQIASEIDQAQADVDAAHLQLESSVTEIELAQRGVDQAETAFRYGVATQLDVINAQDQLRLAQLSRIQDELQLELAIYNLQTLVEGLHQ; from the coding sequence ATGAAATTAACGCGTTTTTCCATCGATCACGCCGTCGCCGTGTACGTGCTGATCGTCTGCATCATCATCGGCGGCCTGCTCAGCTACCGCAGCCTCCCCCGGGAGGCCGCGCCCGATATCGCCATCCCCATCGTGATGGTCTCCACCCCCTACTTCGGGGTCTCGCCGGCCGACATTGAGACGCTGGTCACCAAGCCCATGGAACGTCAGTTCCGTAACCTGCGTGACCTCAAGGAGATGACCTCGACCAGCGCCGAGAGCGCCTCGCTCATCGTGCTGGAGTTCGACCCGGAGGTCGACATCGACGAGGTTCTTCAGCGCATCCGCGTGGAGGTCGACAAGGCCAAGCCCGATCTTCCCCCGGACGCCGAAGACACCGAGGTGGTCGAGATCAACTCCAGCGACTGGCCGATCCTGGTGGCCAACGTCGCCGGTGATATGGACCCGGTACGTTTGAAGGCGCTGGCCGAAGATATGCAGGAAGATCTCGAAGCGCTCCCCGGGGTGCTCCGGGTGAGCCTGGCCGGGGGCGTGGAGCGCGAGATCCACATCCTCCTCAACCCCGACCGCATGCGCCAGCTGGGCGTCTCGGCCGATGACGTCATCAACGCGATGCGCTCCGAGAACGTGAACCTCCCCGGGGGCTCCATCGACATCGGCGCCATGAAGTACACCGTGCGCGTGGCCGGAGAATTCGAAGAACTCGAATCGATGCGCCACATCGTGATCAAGTCGCCCGAGGGCAACCCCATCTACCTGCGTGACATCGCCGAGATCGAAGACGGTTTTGAAGATCCCACCACCTTTAGCCGCCTGACCACCTGGCAGGAGAACGCCGCCGGGGAACGCGTCCCGGTGACCAAGACCAACGTCAGTCTGGCCATCGTCAAACGCAGCGGTGAGAACATCGTGGCCATCGCCCAGGATGCCAAAAAGGTCATCGATCGCTACGACCGTGTGGCCGGCGAGAGCGTACAGATCACGATCGTCAACGACATGTCCAAGAGCATTGCCGCGACGGTGCGGGAGCTGGAGAACAACATCATCAGCGGCATGATCCTGGTGCTGCTGGTCCTCTTCTTCTTTATGGGCGGCGCGCGCAACGCGCTCTTCGTGGCGGTGAGCGTGCCGATGAGCATGTTGATCACCTTCCTGGTGCTCTCGATGCTGGGGGTGACGCTGAACATGGTCGTGCTCTTCAGCCTGCTGCTCGCGCTGGGGATGCTGGTCGATAACGCGATCGTCATCGTGGAAAACATCTACCGCCACGCCTCCAGCGGCAAAGATCGCGTCACCGCGGCCTACGAAGGCACCAAAGAGGTGGGCTGGGCGGTGATCGCCTCAACCGCCACCACGGTAGCCGCCTTCTTCCCGATGCTCTTCTGGCCCGGGATCATGGGCGAGTTCATGGGGTATTTGCCCCTGACGGTGATCATCACGCTCTTGAGCTCGCTCTTCGTGGCGCTGGTCATCAACCCCACGCTCTGCGCCACGCTGCTTCACGTCAAAGAAGGCGTCAGTTTCGACGAAGACACCGTGCCCGACCTGTGGATCTACCGCGCCTACCGCAAGACGCTGGAATTTGCGCTGGCCCACCGCACGATCGTGACGCTGATTGCGCTGGCGGTGTTCATCGGCACCTTCGTCATCTTCGGCGCGGTCTCCCGCGGGGTGGAGTTCTTCCCCAAAACCACCCCGGAGCAGTTCAGCGTGGAGGTCACGCTCCCCGACGGCACCAACATCGAGGAGACCCAGCGCACGCTGGCCGGGCTGCAGGGACCGATTGCCGGCGCCCCCGATCTGGTCACGGCCTGGATCACCGACACCGGCACCCAGGGTGGCGGCCAGGCCGGCGGCGGTGGCGAGGCCCCGCACTACGGTCAGATCACGGTGGAGTTGAAGTCGATCGAGGAGCAGCCCTCCGACCCCAACCTCTTTATGGACGAGCTGCGCCAGATCTTTGCCCAGGTCCCCGGCGCCGAGATCATCATGCGCACCCAGAGCATGGGTCCGCCCACCGGCGCCCCGGTCTCCATTGAGATCGCCGGCGACGACCTCTCCGCGCTGGCCCGGCTCTCCCAGCAGGTGCTCCAGACGGTGCAGACCATCCCGGGGGTCATCGATCTGCGAGATAACCTGGAGCTGACCCGTCCGGAGATCCACGTGGAGATCGACCGTCAGCGCGCCGCGGTACTGGGGCTGAGCACGCACTCGGTGGCCCAGACGGTGCGCACGGCCATCAACGGCACCGAGGCCGGCGTCTTCCGCGAGGCCGACGAGGAGTACGACATCCTGGTGCGCCTGCCCGAGGAGCGTCGCGCGTCGATCTCGGACATTCAGCAGCTCACCGTGGTCAACCGCGACGGGGTCCACATCCCGCTGGTGGAAGTGGCCAACGTGGTGGTGCGCGGGGGCAGCGGCTCGATCCGGCGCAAAGATCAGGAGCGCGTGGTCACCATCTCGGGCGACGTCGCCGACGGGTACCTCCCGGCGGTGGTCCTGGCCGAGGCCCAGCAACGCCTGGGCGACATGCAGCTGCCGGCCGGCTACGAGATCCGCTACACCGGGGAGAGCCAGGATCAGCAAGAAGCCGCGGAGTTTTTGGGCCGCGCGCTGCTGGCAGCGGTGTTTTTGATCCTCTTGATCCTGGTGACCCAGTTCAACTCGATCGCCCAGCCCTTCATCATCATGTTCACGGTCTTCTTGAGCCTGATCGGCGTGCTCTGGAGCCTGATCGTCACCCAGGCGCCCTTTGGCATCATCATGACCGGCATCGGCATCATCAGCCTGGCCGGGGTCGTGGTGAACAACGCCATCGTGCTCATCGACTACATTAACCAGCTGCGCGCCCGCGGCTGGGATCGCCGCGAAGCGCTGATTCAGGCCGGCCTGGTGCGCTTCCGCCCGGTCATGCTCACGGCCATCACCACCATCCTGGGTCTCTTGCCGATTGTGCTCGGCGTGAGCATCGACTTTATCGATCAGTCGGTGACCTTCGGGGGCGCTTCGGTGGAGATGTGGGGGCCGATGGGTGTGGCGGTCACCGGCGGACTGCTGGTGGCCACGGTCCTCACGCTGGTCGTGGTGCCGGTGCTCTACTCGATGTTCGACAGCCTCTCGGACGTCTCCCGGCGCATCTTCAACCGGGTGGCCGCCGCCGGGCTGATCCTCTCGGTGCTGATGCTGGTGGTGCCGGCCATCGCCTCGGCCCAGGGCGCCCCGGCGACTCCGGCCGACGAGACCAGCGCCGGCGAGGAGCTCTTCCCCCAGGTGGACGACCCGACCACCATTGAGCGACGCTCGCTCGATGATGCCGAGCTGGAGAGCGCGGTGGAGATCGCGGTCGGGCGCGCCCTCTCGCTGCAGGAAGCCCGCGAGCTGGTACGCACCAACGCCTTCGATGTGCAGCTGGCTCAGAACCAGGTCGACTCAGCCCAGACGGTGATTCGGCAGGCCTACAGCGCGCTCTTCCCCAACTTCTCGGCGAGCGGCAACTACACGGTGAACCAGGAAGAGGTCGTGCTCGACTTCGGCGATGGGCTCCCGGCCGGCATTGAGGTTCCCCCCTCGGTGGTTCAGCCCAAAACCAACTACAACTGGAACCTCGTGGCATCGATGCGGGTGAACTTCCGCTCCTGGCCGCTGATTCGGCAGGCCTACGCCCAGCGCGACCTGGCCCAGGCCCAGGTCGAGATGACCCGCGAGATGCTCGACCAGGCCGCGGTGCAGACCTACTTCAATCTGGTGATGGTCCGCCGGATGATCGACATCAGCGTGCAGCAGGCCCTCTCGGCCCAGACCATTCTGCGCTTCACCGAGGCGCAGGTCTCGGCGGGAACGGCCACCGAGTTTGAGCTCACCCGGGCCCGGCTGCGCGTGGTGCAGACCCAAAAGGAGGTCGATCGGGCGCGTCAGCAGTTCATTCAGGTGCGCAAGGCCTTTGCCGAGCTTCTGCAGACCGACGACGACTTTGATGTCGACGTGCCCGAGCGCCCGACCCAGGTGCAGGGCGAAGACCTGCTGGAGCGCGCCGAAGAAAACCGCGCGGCCTTTGAGGTGAACCGCCTGGCGATGGAGGTCGCCGCTCTCGGCGTGGAGGACATCTTCTATCAGTACCTGCCGGCGCTCTCGGCGTCCTTCCGCTACGGCGGCGGGAAGTCGACCGCGCTGATGCCCGGCGATCCGCGCTGGACGCTGACCCTGGGCGCGGAGTGGACCCTGTGGGATGGCGGGCTGCGCGAGGCACAGCTCAAACAGGCCCGCGCCCAGCAGGTGGCCGCCGAGCTGCGTCAGGAGCAGACCCGTCACCAGATCGCCTCCGAGATCGACCAGGCGCAGGCCGACGTCGACGCCGCGCACCTCCAGCTGGAGAGCAGCGTCACCGAGATCGAATTGGCCCAACGCGGCGTCGACCAGGCCGAGACGGCGTTTCGCTACGGCGTGGCCACCCAGCTCGATGTCATCAACGCCCAGGATCAACTTCGTCTGGCCCAGCTCTCGCGCATTCAAGACGAGCTGCAGCTGGAGCTGGCCATCTACAACCTGCAGACCCTGGTCGAAGGTCTTCATCAATAA